In Aquila chrysaetos chrysaetos chromosome 24, bAquChr1.4, whole genome shotgun sequence, the genomic stretch TATCTAAGATGCTGTACCCATTTACTTCCTTCCCTGATGGTTTTATGTGCAATGTTAATTCAAAATCTTGTGCAATTAATCACAGTTTTCAGTCGCAGGTTAAGGCAGGGTCCTGTAACTATCCATTGAAGATAAGAGCACTTGACCTTCAGAAAGAAACGGCATTTAGACAGAAAGTAACAGATCAGAGAATGCCAATACTTAGCTGTTAGACTACGTGAAGAGCTTCACAACTGGGCTTTGTACTGGGCCACATTCACAAAGGGGAAGGCTGTTCTAGTCCCCTCTTCTGCTATGATACTGTTTGCAATATAAGTAGAAGCAGTGATTCTTGATTCCTTCTTCGGGGTACATGGCTGGCAGGCAAAGTTTAACTGAAGGCTTGCAAAATACGCTCCTGAGTATATTctcatttgaaatggaaatgcatgctctctcctctcctttcaaAGTTTATCCATGAAAAGTCATGTTTTAATAATCTGAAACTCActccaaaagtattttaaaaagggagaaaaagctgaaaaagtcCCTAGAAATGgctacacacaaacacagatcCTACGGTCATCTCCATGGAAACTCTGGCCAGAATCTCCGCAAAGCTTCAGTGATGCCAGCATGTGCAAGTCTGAACTTGTTTAAATCACAGTTAGCTAGAGCAGCAGGATTCAGGACCAACACCGCCTTAACACCAACGTGGCAAAGAGCCCTGGTACCACTTTGCTCCCCAAACCAAGCGCATACTTAAAAGTTCGGGAGGAAAAGGGCACACAGAATGATCACCTGAAGGTCAGCACAATCCATCGTACTAGAGTGCGATCCCCTCAATGCCGGTTAAGGCTTTTGCTAACACTAGCAGCCTGGAGAACTCCATCTATCTCCGCTTCTTGCAGGAAAATGCTTACTTTGCACTCCTGCCTTTAGCTGGCTAGAGAGCAGACACCAGGCTGGCTGCTAGAAAGGTTTTTGCAAGAAAAGACCATTTTGCCAAAGGATCTCCAGCTCCGAAATACATTTCGTGTTGCATATCACCTCATGCCACTCCTTCATTCCAGAAGAGCCACAATGGGGTCTGTGTTTTAACTGGATTGATTCATGTCTTCCAAAGCTAAGTTTAATTTCTGATTCTCAAGAGCATAGTCTTTAAGATGACAAGCTACTCTGAACcacagacaaggaaaaagtctctttttaagaaattattactTTTCCACTTACCATCATCATGTCAGATACATGACTATGTCCTGGGGCTGCTGTTGAGTGGTGATGTTCAGGAGGATGCATGGTTGGCAACATGGAGCTGTTCATGTGGTGATTGTGAGACATCTTTACAACAGAGATATTCAAAAGGCACGTAGAAAAGTGGgaccctgaaaaacaaaacaaaacaaagcacttttCTAAACAGAATATGGTTTCTCTACTGCTATTGCAAGAGAAAATACTCTAAGCCACTGAGAACTACTGCCTTTGGATAAACTTGTGGAGCATCCTCATGGTTCTGCACTCTGACTACAGAGAAcacacagcaaagccagcagGACAGTTTAAAGGAGGTGTGTCCCTCTGAGCTTTACATCATTGTATTGCTGTACCATCCTAAACATTCTTGCCAGAAAGGCAGCCTAATCTGATTGAGGTAGCACATGGGGACAAGTGCTCAGCATAAAGGAACATTTCTTatctgtaagaggaaaaaacccatctCTTCTCAATTGCAGTCATGCAAGAGGCAAGCCccattttaaattgcatataCTAAAGGATCAGATTACAATATTTCTCTTAATTGACAGTTATGCATTTTATTGGGAACATGTTTAACAAAGAAATTACGTTAGGTGGTACAAGACCTATCACCAGGCAAAGGTCTGCAATAGCCACGGGCAATCCAGTTTCATTTCCATGAGCTTTACATTGTCACATCTACCCTCTAATCACATTACACACAATGAGAGAAACACTCAAAAGGCTGCCAGTCCAAATCCCTAATCTGGTTACTGCAAATCAGGTATGTCTGGACacactacattaaaaataaaaatacaccttGTGGTTAAATGTGGACATGGCTTCTGCACTCTGCACCCTAGCACAACTTGGCATGGAATCAGGGACAATTTCTGGCGTGAAATGAAAAGTCACCAGGTGGAAACAGcaacaggagagaaaacaacCTGGGAATACCAGTCAGTCCTGAAATGACAGCATCTGTCAGCATGACAGAGCCAGGCAAAGGCAACCCTAGTATAGTCCAGGTGAGATACCACTAAAGATAGGTAAGTACCGACACTGCTGCACTAGACACTCTCTGGAATGTTGTGTACCCTCCCAGTCTAGTCCGGCACTCAAGTAAAAccaagtgaaataaaaaacaaagtacaGATACTTTCtcaaattaaagtttaaaaaaaaaaaaaaaagatgagacaTACTTCCTTCCAGACAAATCATCAGGAGTGTTTacaactgggaaaaaagagctttttaagCTAAAAGACAATATGGTGTTTGAACAGTTAGGTAAGAATATATTTAGATTGGAAAGGGGAAATGAAACTCTAGAAGAGCTTTCTAAACTGAAAACAGCActagcaaacaaaaccccaaatggCAACCAGTTGGTGGTGGAGCTGGTTCAGTCTGTGACAGTGACCTTATGACACAGCTGTGCAGGAATCACTGGTGGACCAGAACACGACTGCCAGTGCAGCCTTGCAGAGCATCAGTGACAGGGGGTGATCTCAAAAGCCTTTGgagttaaattaaaaagagcAAGGAGAGAAGTTAAAGATTTGGGGAAGATAAGGAAACTTAAgtcagcagtgctggggaagaaCTCAAGAGAAAGAATTAATACACCCCACgaacactgaaattaaataatgtaAGTAAGCACCTGTATGCACCCCAGTCAGCTGGTATAAGCTACACCAGCAATACACAGCTCAGGtattttctgcatctctgtGCAGATGAATTTATTGCATTAGACAACTTCACAATAATTCCCCTGGAAAGTTAACCTGTGATATAATCTAATGACACTAGCTAAAACCAGAATGTATTCCCTGTCCATAtttctgctaatattttttAGCCCACTCCGCCCCCAATTTGTGCGTGAATATTAAGACTAGAaaaacagctcagaaaaatgttcgggggaggaaaaaaagagagacactAATGCAAGAAGCAGCTCACCTGACACAGAAAAGCATTACCAAAGGATACCTGCAGAACAAATGGTGTGATTTTCATATAGCGTAGCTTTGAAGATTATACTGTTCCAGACATGAAATGTTTAAGTGCTAGAACTGAAgtcccaaaacacaaacacttgGGAAAGGAATCCTCTGCCAAGACACACAAACTTCAAATTGCCTTttgcagcagggagggaagaagaacaGCCAAAGTGCTTTACACTACAGGATCAAAGATAAGTGTGCTGCAAGAGGAAAGAAGCAACGTAAGAAcctcccctgtccccagccaaAATCtcatctccttcctcttctttcagtTGACTGATacattgcttttgctttggaTGCAATATTCTCGCTAGTGACTACTGTTCAATTTGATTACTTATTCATTTTAGGATTTCATGCTCCTGCCAAACCCTGCAGGTTCCAATACGCTCCACAGAAGACCTGGCTGTTTACAGATTAGAAACTGCCTTTGTGGTGGGGTTGTGTCCAACTTCTCACTAATTTACCATCACTGGtcttcagaaaaggagaaacagggGATGTGTTCTCTAGATATTTACAGTGTATTAACAAACAACAAGGTCAAGTATTCACAAGAGGCTGCATGTGGATGGGCAGGGTCTTGGTATAGGTTACAAAGAGCATGCTTGATGCTCACTTGTGTAgctccttcccaccctgctATACTAGCACTCCAGTGTCAAACCCAACCCCCTACTGCAGTTACCCAAcactgaaagacattttaagagATCCTGAAAAGGATGGGATATTAAGGAGCACAAGAGGAAATAACCTAAACTGAGGCACTTCAGCTGTCTTTTGTGTTACTAAAGGTAACCAACACGTGgataaatttctgtttaaaaataaatcacttccAGTGGAACACCCCAGTACAATCAGTCTCTGAGTTACAACTTAGGAGGTCTCTATGTGTGCCTTGGGGTAAAAAACAGTATCTAGGGCAGCAGCAGTAACAGGTTAATGGCTGTCTAATTTTTCACACTGCAAGTCTCTGGTTTGCTTGTGCAGACTCTTAAGAAACAAGCTGAAAGCTGACTGATATGGAGCTGTATGTATCACGAAAAGAAGggtgctgtttttaaaaaggctaaCTCCATACCTGGAGGAAAAAGTCCAACACATAAGTTTCTATTATCGCAAattctttaaatatgtttaGTCTTGTACAAACCCAGCAGTTCAGCAGCAGGTATTTTTGTCTGAACGGGTGACTTGATCTCTTGACTGCTGCCTGCTCCACATGTTTGCACAGAAAGAGAGGCATTGGAGTGTATTACTGAGCGCGCCCTGGATAGGGAATCTGGAACAGACTGTGGCTGCAGCAGGCTCAgatatttcaaagcatttgcACACCTGAAGGGCACAGACTTCATGGTGCACCTGCCCCAATGCTGCACTGTTACCAGGGATGCACGCACACAAGGAATTTTTTGTACCCTGCAGTAGCCTACCacataagaaaacaaacagggtGGGACAGGAGAGAGGAATGAGGAAATTCTCTCCAGGgcttgtttctttccctctcagTGCTGTCACCCCAGGTCAGAGGAGCCATAGCCTCCATTTCATGACACCTCAAATTCTTAAGGAAAACAGCAAGACTCAGAGCTACACACAGCACTTCTCTTACTTTAAGCCATCAACTTGGAGCAGGACTGACCTCAGCACATAGGTAGGCTCTGTTCAGATAGAGGTTTCTATCCCGCCGCTGCAATGCCACCTCAGCAGCTCAGCAAACCAAGCTGGTTCAGGGAGAtgtgcagccaggagcaggatcTGACAACAACAAACTGTTAGCTCAAGTTTAGCATTAGGACTTACTTTCACCCTCCACCAACATTTAACCAGTGCTGCCTCATCTCACACATACAAGGAAGCCATGTTCACAAGTCTAGGGCacagagaaggggaggaaagagaggtATCTTATGCCAGtgcacaacagaaacaacaGGTAAACGAGCTGGACCTGCTGAGATGCCAAACACAAAGCAGTCTTCTCAAGCAGGTCTCAGCCATGAGATGACTGCCATTATACCTAACCTCCACCACAGTTTCCCAATCTATTGCTTTTGCCCTGTTAATCCAGAATCCTGCCACTCCAGAGTTTTTCCTGTGGCAAACAGCCTTCCAGACACCCAAGGGAGATACACCTTTTCATGCAGAAACACGGGACATGCAGAAACAGGACAGACTATGGGAAGGATCTGCCAAGCTCccagaaagtattttacaaatcAGCTCAGTCTGACACACAGTGTGCAAACAGAGGTTCCTTAAAGCCACATTCAAAAGGAATGATGCCCCTTTCCAAATCAGAAGTCTAACAGGATTAGCAATGGAGCCTTAAATCAATGCCCATTAGAGCAGCAAACTCTTCCCTTCAAAACAGTGCCTCATCTTTCCCATGCCAGctctgaaaaagcaagaaataaaactaattccACTGCCTCTGCCCAAAAGGACCGGAGCCTTAAAAAAACACCTCTTCAGTCTCCTTTACACTAGTTACTTGTTCAACAGAGGCAGTGCTTGCTGCAGTGGCCCAGCACACAGTGGCAGCAAGCACGCCAGCCATGCCGAAAGGGCTGGCTGCTGCACAGAAGCCTCCAGACTTGTGTCTCAGCACAGCTGGAGTGATTCTTACCTAAGGTCCTTCCACCAATGCTTTTGGCAGCAAGAACAGGGTCAGGCAGTCCCTCTTTTCTCCTGAAGAAGTGAAAAAGACCTGGTAAGATTTActaagaattaaaatgaaagctcCTGAGAGAAATCCAAggggaaaagattaaaaatagcaaGTTGGAAAGGCAAAGATCTCTTGCTTGCACATCACATACATCTCAGTCCTGCATGACACAAAGGAATGCTACATATAAAACACATGAGTAATGGAAAAGGCAACCACCAAAAGTTATCAGTGCTCTACTTACAGCCGTCCAGCTGGCAGACTATTTGAGCTTCACAGGCTCTGAGCTTGTGGTCTCAAGcccaatccttttttttttttttttttttttttttaaagtgctgtaaATGGAGGTGGGAGGGGAAGCAGGGAGTCTGCAGACACTACAGCACTGTTCACTGCCTCTAACTGTGGTCTCCACTGAATGGTCTGAGCTAGTCATCATGAGGCTTAAGCACTGCTTCTAGTTTATTCAATTTCCTGGCAAACTTGACAATTTTAACTGCTTCCTTTCCAAATGGGTGGATTTGCTGTAACTCCTCCAGGATCCTAGCCTTAGCTCCAGAGCTGCTTAAAGGCACAGCAGAGGGACAGACCAATTCTACCTGTTCACGCTGCAGGAGTAtccagcaacagcagccagagcccTCCTGGGTCAAGCTATACAGACACACTTTAAAGATATTGGGAACAAATAGATCATTCTTCAGTAAGGTAATATAATGTGTTTTACAAGATATACACTGTCGTTCTCCAATGCCAAAATTCCCCTCAGAGCTCTCCCAAACAACTTCAGCAACACCAGGCTGGAACTCAGACACACAAGGAGGGACTGTGCTGTGCCCAGCACACCTCATAATTGCACACCTCTGTTTTTCCCTTGCACAACTCCTGAATAGGGAGCTTTTAGTGCTATATTAAGAATTTAAGGCATGTTTGCAAGGTCACAGCAAAACTGTGTGGCTTGGCCTGGTACTGCGTCACTACCTTAGAGTCCCAACCAAAAGCCTTTACCGGAAGTTTAAGGCTTCCTAAAAGCTCGACACACTAGAAGGGGTTCAGAtaaagagcaagaaagagaaggaagcagctCAGGAGAGGAGTTCTGATACATTTTGAGGGTTAGGTTGTCAGGCCGCATTAGTTTGTATTTCCTGGGTTTTGTCCATGACCAGAGAAGCTTGCAAATCGGTTCAAGCCAGATCAGTGGAGTCAAGCAGAAAAACACACTGTATGACAGAGGGCACAGTCTCCCTCTCCACCTGTAAGCAGAAGGGATACAGCTGAGCTATTTATACAGATGGGTTTCAGAAGCTTTTGAATGAAGAAGACAGGTACTCTGGAGGATGTCCAGCTTGAAATGCCAGAGGGTAGAGAGCAGGGAGTGGAGAATGATGGGCAAAAAAAGGGCTGAGCAGGGCTACGGACAACATCTTGTGTTCAGCTTCGAAAGGGGACGGTGTCTGGGCAGACTGCGACATGCAGAGGTGGAAGCAGTCAGCAGGGAGGTTAGAAGGAGACGCAGCCAAGCTGGTAGCATGTAGAGACCAGCTCTTCGGCAACTATCATGCACATTACAAGCAGAAGAatgggcttttaaaaataacctacAGGGCTGTTAGTTTTTCATGAGAGGAGTAAGCCACACAGGAGAACTGATCCTCTGTCATCACCCCCATCAAGGATCCCCGGCTGGAGCCTTTAAGCACAGTTGTGGATGCTGAAGGTGACAGCAGAGAACACGGCATATCAAAAACACTCCATTGTTCATGACCCATGCCCACAACTGACAGTATTTGCCCACGCTGAGATAGACCCTTTCTTAAGGCAACCCTGACAAACCGTAGAGGCAGGATATGGGGAGAGAGTGGAGCAAAGCCTCATGCCACCCACGCAGGGAGGTTTAGGGGTGAAGGATTAAGCCAGAGTTCAGTTCAGGTTCTCTGTAGCACAGCCAGATCACACAGTTGGGGCCAATAATTACAGTCTGCAAGTACATGCCCCTTCCTCAGTGCCTGGGGGAACTCACGGGGGGTCTGCAGGTCTTTGCAAAGATCACAAGAGCGCCCTGCCAAGTGGagtcattttgctgttttctcacaCTTATGCGAGCTGCAAACCTCCATTCTTCAGAGCTCCTGGTTGCCACCGTTTGCTTCTTTTATTCTTACCAAATCCTTGTGTTTCGTTCCCACATTCCACACTTGTACCAATGCACGTTTGTCCCTGTCCTTATAGGGCTGCTCTGTCCCCAAGAGACAGGTTGCACCCTCCATATGTAACTATTGCATAGCACTTGTGGAcgtagcaaaaaaaaaaaaaaaaaaaaaagtggtccAATTTCAGACTACAGATTCCAGTTGAGATGCTGGCTCACACAGGCTTCCTGGAGTTGCACAACATGATTTGGCAGGTCAGCACAGTTATATACATTAAtcaacttttaattaaaatgaagattaaaagaaGTTGATAAAAGTATCAGCATTGGTTCAACTCGTAAGGTCCTGTCCTTTGCTTTGAACCAAAGCAAGACTCAGCTATGCAACTAAGGCAAAGCTGGTGACATTCACTTAGCACAATCTCCATTACTAGAGGAGGGGCCAGAGCTCTTCCTCTCAGCATGGCTACAATCACAGCCCTTTGATGGAGTTTATTTTCATAGCGAACTTGTCTGGTCACCTTCTGTTAGACACCCTGCTTGATCTGCTTCCCTAGAAGGGGACGGCCACTCCTAATCTTCCAGCTTCTGCAGACTCCTCAGGAAATCTCTGAATCtttgaacaagagaaaaaaaaataactaaggACAGACTGTTCTTTACAGGACAATGCACTGAACTTCATGAAGCGGAGCATCATGCCAGCCCATGTCATTACTAACAGGCCCAATGAagtgaaaggcagcagaaaacaagCTTGCAGAGCAGAAAACCTAAGACTGTAAGACTGATAACactggaggagaggctgagaaatgGTGGCAAGAGATGtgtacagacagaaaaaataatggtgAGTTAGGTAGGCTGAGCGACAAACAGATTCCTCTCCGGACAAGGTTTTTGCTCAGCCATACTGAAACTAcaggagatggaaaagaaataaatgaacaatACTCCTGAGAAACATGGCAAAACTGAGGAGTCCTTGCCAATGTTTTCCTGGCTATAACCTCATTTCTGCTGGAGAAGTCTGACACAGCCCAGGTTCAAGCACCTGGAACACACATAAAGCTTTGCATTGAGATCCAAGAGTGAGCCTCTACTCTCTCACAAAGGGTCGCAAACTCCATCAGGCTAC encodes the following:
- the SLC31A1 gene encoding high affinity copper uptake protein 1 isoform X3; this translates as MGHEQWSVFDMPCSLLSPSASTTVLKGSSRGSLMGVMTEDQFSCVAYSSHEKLTALRKEGLPDPVLAAKSIGGRTLGSHFSTCLLNISVVKMSHNHHMNSSMLPTMHPPEHHHSTAAPGHSHVSDMMMVAMTFHFSYENVPLLFSGLTINTPGEMAGAFVAVFFLAMFYEGLKIARECLLRKSQVSIRYNSMPVPGPNGTILMETHKTVGAVTNTFGEFPGTEFGCYSQQP